A genomic region of Streptomyces sp. NBC_00247 contains the following coding sequences:
- a CDS encoding MerR family transcriptional regulator gives MRIGDAAAAAGTTPRALRFYEQRGLLAPPDRTTSGQRDYGPEDVARVRVVRELLAAGLTVADVHACADRLHLLASGRPVRCVSTEPGSPGVVGQRLAALDAEIARLTGLREALARKVSGEGPGTEPEAPSRTPVTR, from the coding sequence ATGCGGATCGGGGACGCGGCAGCGGCGGCGGGGACGACCCCACGGGCCCTGCGCTTCTACGAACAGCGCGGCCTGCTCGCCCCGCCCGACCGGACCACCTCCGGCCAACGGGATTACGGCCCGGAGGACGTTGCCAGGGTCCGCGTCGTGCGGGAGCTGCTCGCCGCCGGACTCACCGTGGCGGACGTACACGCCTGCGCCGACCGCCTCCACCTGCTGGCCTCGGGCCGCCCGGTACGGTGCGTCTCGACCGAGCCCGGATCGCCCGGGGTCGTCGGACAGCGGCTCGCCGCCCTCGACGCGGAGATCGCCCGACTCACCGGACTGCGCGAGGCCCTGGCACGGAAGGTGTCGGGGGAAGGGCCCGGGACGGAGCCGGAGGCGCCTTCCCGGACGCCGGTCACGCGGTGA
- a CDS encoding acyl-CoA dehydrogenase family protein — translation MRRTVFNEDHEAFRETIRAFIEAEVVPVYDEWFTSGLVPRDFYYKLAELGIFGIEVDEEYGGAGIESFKFEAIISEETARAAVSFGGSGVHVLLCLPYLKAYATKEQKERWLPDFVTGKTMYAIAMTEPGTGSDLAGMKTTAKLSEDGTHYVLNGSKTFITGGVHADRVIVCARTDAPKADDRRHGISLLVVDTKAEGYSVGRKLDKLGLRTSDTAELSFVDVKVPVEDLLGEENKGFSYLGQNLPQERLGIAVNAYSQAKAAVRFAQSYVSERTVFGKPVAAFQNTKFELAACQAEVDAAEAVVDRAIEALDAKELTAAEAASAKLFCTEVAHRVIDKCLQLHGGYGYMNEYPIARLYADNRVNRIYGGTSEVMKSIIAKSMGL, via the coding sequence GTGCGCCGTACGGTATTCAACGAGGACCACGAGGCGTTCCGGGAGACCATTCGCGCTTTCATCGAGGCCGAGGTCGTCCCCGTGTACGACGAGTGGTTCACGTCCGGTCTGGTGCCGCGTGACTTCTACTACAAGCTGGCCGAGCTGGGCATCTTCGGCATCGAGGTCGACGAGGAGTACGGCGGCGCCGGCATCGAGTCGTTCAAGTTCGAGGCGATCATCTCCGAGGAGACCGCCCGCGCGGCCGTCTCCTTCGGCGGCTCCGGTGTGCACGTGCTGCTCTGCCTGCCGTACCTCAAGGCGTACGCCACCAAGGAGCAGAAGGAGCGTTGGCTGCCGGACTTCGTGACCGGCAAGACGATGTACGCCATCGCCATGACCGAGCCGGGCACCGGCTCCGACCTGGCCGGCATGAAGACCACCGCCAAGCTCTCCGAGGACGGCACGCACTACGTCCTCAACGGCTCCAAGACCTTCATCACCGGCGGCGTGCACGCGGACCGCGTGATCGTCTGCGCCCGTACGGACGCCCCGAAGGCCGACGACCGCCGTCACGGCATCTCGCTGCTGGTGGTCGACACCAAGGCCGAGGGCTACTCGGTCGGCCGCAAGCTCGACAAGCTGGGCCTGCGCACCTCGGACACCGCGGAGCTGTCGTTCGTGGACGTGAAGGTCCCGGTCGAGGACCTGCTCGGCGAAGAGAACAAGGGCTTCTCCTACCTCGGCCAGAACCTCCCGCAGGAGCGCCTGGGCATCGCGGTCAACGCGTACTCGCAGGCCAAGGCCGCCGTCCGGTTCGCCCAGAGTTACGTCTCCGAGCGCACCGTCTTCGGCAAGCCGGTCGCCGCTTTCCAGAACACCAAGTTCGAACTGGCCGCCTGCCAGGCCGAGGTGGACGCGGCCGAGGCCGTCGTGGACCGGGCGATCGAGGCGCTGGACGCCAAGGAGCTGACCGCCGCCGAGGCGGCCTCCGCCAAGCTGTTCTGCACCGAGGTCGCCCACCGGGTGATCGACAAGTGCCTCCAGCTGCACGGCGGTTACGGCTACATGAACGAGTACCCGATCGCCCGCCTGTACGCCGACAACCGCGTCAACCGCATCTACGGCGGTACCAGCGAGGTCATGAAGTCCATCATCGCCAAGTCCATGGGCCTGTAG
- a CDS encoding NADP-dependent oxidoreductase produces the protein MSADLPRTSREIRLAVTPDGLPEAKHFTVAETPVPQPGPGEVLVRNSHFALFAGLRTLMGTENDGVPLPPLRGGDTVIGPAVGEVVLAPDGGPLRPGDRVAHLLGWREFAVLPVGQVLPLGDELPDPVAYLAQGSSAYGALTRLAGVRPGDTVLVTGAAGAVGTLAGQIARLLGAGRVVGTTGSAAKAERLVAELGYDAVVVRGAGDFAGQLAEAAPGGIDVLLDLVGGEQLTAAVDAARPGARFALVGALSGQLDARRGGGSAPAGIDTYRLIVKGVSVRGYAGGDHPDVEAEWTRRFGGWLRSGEIRFPYTPVAGLENAPLAFQQLVEGRHFGGVVVEVSS, from the coding sequence ATGTCCGCCGACCTGCCCCGTACCTCCCGCGAGATCCGCCTCGCCGTGACGCCCGACGGGCTGCCCGAGGCCAAGCACTTCACCGTCGCGGAGACCCCGGTCCCGCAGCCCGGTCCCGGCGAAGTGCTCGTCCGCAACAGCCACTTCGCCCTCTTCGCCGGGCTGCGCACCCTGATGGGCACCGAGAACGACGGGGTCCCGCTGCCCCCGCTGCGCGGCGGCGACACCGTCATCGGGCCGGCGGTGGGCGAGGTCGTCCTCGCGCCGGACGGCGGTCCGCTGCGGCCGGGCGACCGGGTGGCGCATCTGCTCGGCTGGCGGGAGTTCGCCGTGCTGCCCGTCGGTCAGGTGCTGCCGCTCGGGGACGAACTGCCCGACCCGGTGGCGTACCTCGCCCAGGGCTCGTCGGCGTACGGCGCGCTCACCCGGCTCGCCGGGGTGCGCCCCGGCGACACCGTGCTCGTCACGGGGGCGGCCGGGGCGGTCGGCACTCTCGCCGGTCAGATCGCCCGGTTGCTGGGCGCGGGCCGGGTCGTCGGCACCACCGGCTCGGCCGCCAAGGCCGAGCGGCTGGTGGCCGAACTCGGTTACGACGCCGTGGTGGTGCGCGGCGCCGGAGACTTCGCCGGGCAACTGGCCGAGGCGGCGCCCGGGGGCATCGACGTGCTGCTGGACCTCGTCGGCGGCGAACAGCTCACGGCGGCGGTGGACGCGGCCCGGCCGGGCGCCCGGTTCGCCCTGGTCGGCGCGCTCTCCGGACAGTTGGACGCCCGGCGCGGCGGAGGCAGCGCACCCGCCGGGATCGACACGTACCGGTTGATCGTGAAGGGCGTCTCGGTACGCGGTTACGCAGGCGGCGACCACCCGGACGTGGAGGCGGAATGGACCCGGAGGTTCGGCGGCTGGCTGCGCTCGGGCGAGATCCGTTTCCCGTACACCCCCGTCGCGGGCTTGGAGAACGCCCCGCTCGCGTTCCAACAACTCGTCGAGGGGCGGCATTTCGGCGGGGTCGTGGTGGAAGTCTCCTCCTGA
- a CDS encoding peptidoglycan recognition protein family protein: MLGLQGVSTGAVAAESRIAAEAPAAPHVQAGGTGAYGTGNRADGPVRSEVHKLALKADGRRTATLSRRTTEPFGLLGVSWPDAGAAIKGTIEARTRSAETGAWSDWITLEPYTPGLDGERPAERGSTEPVWVGRSNGAEVRVSDGTSAGVLPAGLRLDMVDPDLDAGTSASGAGTAGTASAAGDAPSARPAAYAATGASAAGTSVAAAATAEIDPGPPSTVPQPPVVTRAEWGADESLDDEGPIYLEKGVIKAVFVHHTTDADYNCADSAAIVRAIHVYHVKTNGWRDLGYNFLVDKCGTIFEGRQGGIDQPVMGAHTYGFNSESTSVAILGDYTNTAASNAALEATARVAAYKLGQYGGDPAGTTSLVAGATQTNYAGQQFVAGQSYTFNQISGHRDGFNTECPGALLYPQLPAIRTLAAGPVQGLKVSSVGGGAFAVDSGYETPGPVSVNWSTTTPSSLIGRFELLVDGQPVVTTAAAARTASTTLSVPGVHKLAVRAHHQSGATTTTAAVNVNVPAPKTFVPLTPQRVMDTRAGLGVPKAKVGAAGVVTLQVTGANGVPSTGVGAVVLNVTATTSTAVSYISVYPNGTTRTSASNLNVVAGLTVPNLVIVPVVNGKVDFYNNAGTVNLIADITGYFSTGGEGSTHVNLGPKRVMDTREGLGVPKAQVGPAGVVTLQVAGVNGVPATGVTAVVLNVTATHVSATSFVSVYPDGTTRTSASNLNVVKGQTVPNLVIVPVVNGKVSFYNNAGTVDLIADITGYFTSGGEGSTHVNLGPKRVMDTREGLGVPKAQVGPAGVVTLQVAGVNGVPATGVTAVVLNVTATHVSATSFVSVYPAGTTRTSASNLNVVKGQTVPNLVIVPVVNGKVSFYNNAGTVDLIADVTGYFRK, from the coding sequence GTGCTGGGACTTCAGGGTGTTTCGACCGGCGCTGTGGCCGCGGAGTCACGGATCGCCGCGGAGGCGCCGGCCGCCCCGCACGTGCAGGCCGGCGGTACGGGGGCGTACGGCACCGGGAACCGGGCGGACGGACCGGTCAGGAGCGAGGTGCACAAGCTCGCCCTGAAGGCCGACGGACGACGGACGGCCACCCTCTCGCGGCGCACGACCGAGCCGTTCGGGCTACTGGGCGTGTCCTGGCCCGACGCCGGTGCCGCGATAAAGGGCACGATCGAAGCCCGTACCCGCAGTGCGGAGACCGGGGCGTGGTCGGACTGGATCACGCTGGAGCCGTACACGCCCGGCCTCGACGGCGAGCGTCCCGCGGAGCGCGGATCCACGGAGCCCGTCTGGGTGGGACGTTCGAACGGTGCCGAGGTACGGGTGAGCGACGGGACGTCCGCGGGCGTCCTGCCGGCCGGCCTCCGTCTCGACATGGTCGACCCGGACCTCGACGCGGGGACCAGCGCCTCGGGGGCCGGTACCGCAGGGACCGCGTCCGCGGCGGGCGACGCCCCGAGCGCCCGGCCCGCGGCCTACGCGGCGACCGGCGCGTCGGCCGCCGGCACGTCCGTCGCCGCAGCGGCGACCGCCGAGATCGACCCGGGGCCGCCGTCCACGGTCCCGCAGCCGCCGGTCGTCACCCGCGCCGAGTGGGGGGCCGACGAGTCGCTCGACGACGAGGGGCCCATCTATCTGGAGAAGGGCGTCATCAAGGCGGTCTTCGTCCACCACACCACCGACGCCGACTACAACTGCGCGGACTCGGCGGCCATCGTGCGGGCCATCCACGTCTACCACGTGAAGACCAACGGCTGGCGCGACCTCGGATACAACTTCCTGGTCGACAAGTGCGGGACGATCTTCGAGGGCCGTCAGGGCGGTATCGACCAGCCCGTCATGGGCGCGCACACCTACGGCTTCAACAGCGAGTCCACCAGCGTCGCGATCCTCGGTGACTACACGAACACCGCCGCGTCGAACGCCGCGCTGGAGGCGACCGCTCGGGTGGCCGCGTACAAGCTCGGCCAGTACGGCGGCGATCCGGCGGGCACCACCTCGCTGGTCGCCGGTGCCACGCAGACGAACTACGCGGGTCAGCAGTTCGTCGCCGGGCAGTCGTACACGTTCAACCAGATCTCCGGCCACCGGGACGGCTTCAACACCGAGTGCCCGGGTGCCCTGCTCTACCCGCAGCTCCCGGCCATCCGGACGCTCGCGGCCGGCCCGGTCCAGGGCCTCAAGGTGTCCTCGGTCGGTGGCGGCGCCTTCGCCGTCGATTCCGGCTACGAGACTCCGGGCCCGGTGTCGGTGAACTGGTCGACCACCACGCCCTCGTCCCTGATCGGCAGGTTCGAACTGCTGGTGGACGGGCAGCCGGTGGTGACCACCGCGGCAGCCGCGCGCACCGCCTCCACGACACTCTCCGTGCCAGGCGTCCACAAGTTGGCCGTGCGGGCCCACCACCAGTCGGGCGCGACCACCACGACCGCCGCGGTGAACGTGAACGTCCCGGCGCCGAAGACCTTCGTGCCCCTCACCCCGCAGCGGGTGATGGACACGCGCGCGGGGCTGGGTGTGCCGAAGGCCAAGGTCGGAGCGGCGGGCGTGGTGACCCTCCAGGTGACCGGCGCCAACGGAGTGCCGTCCACCGGCGTGGGGGCCGTGGTGCTGAACGTGACCGCGACCACCTCGACCGCCGTGTCCTACATCTCCGTCTATCCGAACGGGACGACCCGCACGAGCGCGTCGAACCTGAACGTGGTGGCGGGCCTCACGGTCCCGAACCTGGTGATCGTGCCGGTCGTGAACGGAAAGGTGGACTTCTACAACAACGCGGGCACCGTCAATCTGATCGCGGACATCACCGGCTACTTCAGCACCGGTGGCGAGGGCTCCACGCACGTCAATCTCGGTCCGAAGCGGGTGATGGACACGCGTGAGGGGCTGGGTGTGCCGAAGGCCCAGGTCGGCCCGGCGGGTGTGGTGACCCTTCAGGTCGCGGGTGTCAACGGTGTTCCGGCCACGGGTGTCACGGCGGTGGTGCTGAACGTGACGGCGACGCACGTGTCGGCGACGAGTTTCGTGTCGGTCTACCCGGACGGGACGACCCGCACGAGTGCGTCGAACCTGAACGTGGTGAAGGGGCAGACCGTTCCGAACCTGGTGATCGTGCCGGTGGTGAACGGAAAGGTGAGCTTCTACAACAACGCGGGCACCGTCGACCTGATCGCGGACATCACCGGCTACTTCACCTCCGGTGGCGAGGGCTCCACGCACGTCAATCTCGGTCCGAAGCGGGTGATGGACACGCGTGAGGGGCTGGGTGTGCCGAAGGCCCAGGTCGGTCCGGCGGGTGTGGTGACCCTTCAGGTCGCGGGTGTCAACGGTGTTCCGGCGACGGGTGTCACGGCGGTGGTGCTGAACGTGACGGCGACGCACGTGTCGGCGACGAGTTTCGTGTCGGTCTACCCGGCCGGGACGACCCGGACGAGTGCGTCGAACCTGAACGTGGTGAAGGGGCAGACCGTTCCGAACCTGGTGATCGTGCCGGTGGTGAACGGAAAGGTGAGCTTCTACAACAACGCGGGCACCGTCGACCTGATCGCGGACGTCACCGGCTACTTCCGCAAGTGA
- a CDS encoding PucR family transcriptional regulator ligand-binding domain-containing protein: MEKPSMPDSPTGPSPAPEPAGSATPAGPSTAPAGPPTPPVSLDALLAREELGLRRIAGPRRADLLWVHTSEMADPYPYLLGGELLLSAGVLLTDPDRYVSRVVEAGAAALGFGVRPVHESVPPGLAQACERYGLPLLEVPPETTFTSVARAVWQLMADARHQELRRTARAQQALASAAARPDPVPAVLHQLAAQLGGRAVLLSPEGGEVHTAGARTAPAVRTALSRLARVVAPQERRAAPASATETVDGTHLSAYALGGGHGLVLALATGPREPGDHTVAGMAVVLLSLLAAPHQGAGSADRSAALVRMLLGAAPEDVGPLLGSDGPWTVVHARRTSGGSTAPLTAGTLGASFGSALVDTGRRPEEAVRVLLTDPARLTPQPGWVLGASDPVPLDGLAAADTRASRALARAEATRTPLLLHRADRGLSGLLAGEAAEAHARTLLAPLSETLRETLRCWLSLHGSWDRTAVALKIHRNTVRQRVGRCAELLDTDLDDMDVRTELWFALRLT, translated from the coding sequence ATGGAGAAACCATCCATGCCGGACTCCCCCACGGGTCCCTCCCCGGCCCCTGAACCCGCCGGGTCCGCCACGCCGGCCGGTCCCTCCACGGCCCCCGCCGGGCCGCCCACTCCGCCCGTCTCCCTGGACGCGCTGCTGGCCCGCGAGGAGCTGGGGCTGCGCCGGATCGCCGGGCCCCGGCGGGCGGACCTCCTCTGGGTGCACACCTCGGAGATGGCCGATCCGTACCCCTACCTCCTGGGCGGCGAGCTGCTGCTCAGCGCGGGCGTGCTGCTGACCGACCCGGACCGGTACGTCTCACGGGTGGTGGAGGCGGGCGCGGCGGCGCTGGGCTTCGGGGTGCGGCCGGTGCACGAGTCCGTGCCGCCGGGACTGGCACAGGCGTGCGAGCGGTACGGGCTGCCGCTGCTGGAAGTTCCGCCGGAGACGACGTTCACCTCGGTCGCGCGGGCGGTGTGGCAGCTGATGGCGGACGCCCGCCACCAGGAGTTGCGCCGGACGGCCCGCGCGCAGCAGGCCCTCGCGTCGGCGGCGGCCCGCCCCGACCCGGTGCCCGCGGTGCTCCACCAGCTGGCGGCCCAGTTGGGCGGGCGCGCGGTGCTGCTGAGCCCGGAGGGCGGCGAGGTCCACACCGCAGGCGCCCGTACCGCCCCGGCGGTGCGCACCGCCCTCTCCCGGCTGGCCCGGGTCGTCGCCCCGCAGGAGCGCCGGGCCGCTCCCGCGTCCGCCACCGAGACGGTGGACGGCACCCATCTGTCGGCGTACGCGCTGGGCGGCGGGCACGGCCTGGTACTCGCCCTCGCCACCGGCCCCCGCGAGCCCGGCGACCACACCGTGGCGGGGATGGCCGTCGTCCTGCTCTCCCTGCTGGCCGCCCCGCACCAGGGCGCGGGCTCGGCGGACCGTTCGGCGGCGCTGGTACGGATGCTGCTCGGCGCGGCCCCCGAAGACGTGGGGCCACTGCTCGGTTCGGACGGCCCGTGGACCGTGGTGCACGCCCGCCGTACGAGCGGCGGCAGCACCGCCCCGCTCACCGCGGGCACCCTCGGCGCCTCATTCGGCTCGGCCCTGGTCGACACGGGCCGCCGCCCCGAGGAGGCGGTACGGGTGCTGCTCACCGATCCCGCCCGGCTCACCCCGCAGCCCGGCTGGGTGCTCGGCGCCTCCGACCCCGTACCCCTGGACGGGCTCGCGGCGGCGGACACCCGGGCTTCCCGGGCGCTGGCCCGCGCGGAGGCGACCCGTACCCCGTTGCTGCTGCACCGCGCGGACCGGGGCCTGAGCGGCCTGCTGGCCGGCGAGGCGGCCGAGGCCCACGCCCGAACCCTGCTCGCCCCGCTCTCCGAGACCCTGCGGGAGACCCTGCGCTGCTGGCTGTCGTTGCACGGCAGCTGGGACCGCACGGCGGTGGCCCTCAAGATCCACCGCAACACGGTCCGCCAGCGCGTCGGCCGCTGCGCGGAGCTGCTGGACACGGACCTGGACGACATGGACGTACGGACGGAGCTGTGGTTCGCCCTGCGGCTGACGTGA
- the tesB gene encoding acyl-CoA thioesterase II yields the protein MSEALDSLLDLLDLERIERDIFRGASRSAVVPRVFGGQVAAQALVAAGRTVPDGCQAHSLHAYFLRMGDPGAPIVYSVDRIRDGRSFTTRRVVAVQHGQPIFHLSASFQTYEEGMEHQVAMPDAPDPETLPTAAEMMPRYADRFTEPGMVDRVLEARAAVDLRYVEAPPFATAGQPREPRSQVWFRTRGKLADDPLLHVCLATYVSDMTLLDSVLLAHGRGGWAVGDVVGASLDHAMWFHRPFRADEWLLYDQESPTSSGGRGLGQARIWTQDGRLAITVIQEGLIRTPRGH from the coding sequence ATGAGCGAAGCACTCGATTCCCTGCTCGATCTGCTCGACCTGGAGCGGATCGAGCGGGACATCTTCCGGGGCGCCAGCCGCTCGGCGGTGGTGCCCCGGGTGTTCGGCGGCCAGGTCGCGGCCCAGGCGCTGGTCGCGGCCGGCCGGACCGTGCCCGACGGCTGCCAGGCGCACTCCCTCCACGCGTACTTCCTGCGGATGGGCGACCCCGGCGCGCCGATCGTCTACAGCGTCGACCGCATCCGCGACGGCCGGTCGTTCACCACCCGCCGGGTCGTCGCGGTGCAGCACGGGCAGCCGATCTTCCACCTCTCCGCGTCCTTCCAGACGTACGAGGAGGGGATGGAGCACCAGGTGGCCATGCCGGACGCCCCGGACCCGGAGACCCTTCCGACGGCCGCCGAGATGATGCCGCGGTACGCCGACCGCTTCACCGAGCCCGGCATGGTCGACCGGGTGCTGGAGGCGCGGGCGGCGGTGGACCTGCGGTACGTGGAGGCCCCGCCGTTCGCTACCGCCGGGCAGCCCCGGGAGCCCCGCTCGCAGGTGTGGTTCCGTACCCGGGGCAAGCTCGCGGACGACCCGTTGCTGCACGTCTGCCTGGCGACGTACGTCTCCGACATGACGCTGCTGGACTCCGTGCTGCTGGCCCACGGGCGCGGCGGCTGGGCGGTCGGCGACGTGGTCGGGGCGAGCCTGGACCACGCGATGTGGTTCCACCGGCCGTTCCGGGCGGACGAGTGGCTGCTGTACGACCAGGAGTCCCCGACCTCGTCCGGCGGGCGCGGTCTCGGCCAGGCGCGGATCTGGACGCAGGACGGGCGCCTCGCGATCACGGTGATCCAGGAGGGCCTGATCCGCACCCCGCGCGGGCACTGA
- a CDS encoding sodium:solute symporter, translated as MAVDYAVIVVYLAGMLAMGWWGMRRAKSKAEFLVAGRRLGPSMYSGTMAAIVLGGASTIGGVGLGYQYGLSGAWMVVTIGLGLLALSVFFSARIARLKVYTVSEMLDLRYGGRAGLISGVVMWAYTLMLAVTSTIAYATIFDVIFDLNRTIAIILGGAIVVAYSTLGGMWSITITDMVQFVVKTIGVLLLLLPIAVVKAGGFSGMKAELPTEYFDPLGIGGETIFTYVLIYTFGMLIGQDIWQRVFTARSDRTARWGGTVAGTYCLVYAVAGAVIGTAAKVMYPKLPSADSAFATIVKDELPVGVRGLVLAAALAAVMSTSSGALIACATVANNDIWSRLRGAIGRGAGAPDGATAAGADGAGGADGGDGGHDEVRGNRVFILIMGIAVILIAIALNDVVEALTVAYNLLVAGLLVPILGGLLWRRGTAAGALAAVGVGGVAVVVLMGVYGILANEPVYYGLLLSLAVYVVVSLATKPTDPAVLSAWRERLAGRDGIDGGDGDAPAAGTSPQEPATV; from the coding sequence ATGGCCGTCGACTACGCGGTGATCGTGGTCTATCTGGCCGGCATGCTCGCCATGGGCTGGTGGGGCATGCGCCGCGCCAAGTCCAAAGCCGAGTTCCTGGTGGCCGGACGCAGGCTCGGACCCTCGATGTACTCCGGCACGATGGCCGCCATCGTCCTCGGCGGCGCTTCCACCATCGGCGGTGTCGGTCTGGGCTACCAGTACGGCCTCTCCGGGGCGTGGATGGTCGTCACCATCGGCCTCGGCCTGCTGGCCCTCTCCGTCTTCTTCTCCGCGCGGATCGCCCGGCTGAAGGTCTACACCGTCTCCGAGATGCTCGACCTCCGCTACGGCGGACGGGCCGGGCTCATCTCCGGCGTGGTCATGTGGGCGTACACCCTCATGCTCGCCGTCACCTCGACCATCGCCTACGCCACGATCTTCGACGTCATCTTCGACCTCAACCGGACCATCGCCATCATCCTCGGCGGTGCGATCGTCGTCGCGTACTCGACGCTTGGCGGCATGTGGTCGATCACGATCACGGACATGGTCCAGTTCGTCGTCAAGACGATCGGCGTGCTCCTCCTGCTGCTGCCCATCGCGGTCGTCAAGGCCGGTGGCTTCAGCGGGATGAAGGCCGAGCTGCCCACCGAGTACTTCGACCCGCTCGGCATCGGCGGCGAAACGATCTTCACCTATGTGCTGATCTACACCTTCGGCATGCTGATCGGCCAGGACATCTGGCAGCGCGTGTTCACCGCGCGCAGCGACCGTACGGCCCGCTGGGGCGGCACCGTCGCCGGTACCTACTGCCTCGTCTACGCCGTCGCCGGAGCCGTCATCGGCACCGCGGCGAAGGTGATGTACCCGAAGCTGCCGAGCGCCGACTCCGCTTTCGCCACGATCGTCAAGGACGAGCTGCCGGTCGGTGTACGCGGGCTCGTGCTGGCCGCCGCCCTCGCCGCCGTGATGTCCACCTCCTCCGGCGCGCTGATCGCCTGCGCCACCGTCGCCAACAACGACATCTGGTCCCGGCTGCGCGGCGCGATCGGCCGGGGGGCGGGGGCCCCGGACGGCGCGACGGCGGCAGGAGCCGACGGGGCCGGTGGCGCCGACGGTGGCGACGGCGGGCACGACGAGGTGCGGGGCAACCGCGTGTTCATCCTCATCATGGGCATCGCCGTCATCCTCATCGCCATCGCCCTCAACGACGTCGTCGAAGCGCTCACCGTCGCGTACAACCTCCTCGTCGCCGGTCTTCTGGTGCCGATCCTCGGCGGACTGCTCTGGCGCCGGGGTACGGCGGCCGGCGCCCTGGCCGCGGTCGGCGTCGGAGGGGTCGCGGTCGTCGTCCTGATGGGGGTGTACGGCATCCTTGCCAATGAACCCGTCTACTACGGTCTGCTCCTCTCGCTCGCCGTGTACGTCGTCGTCTCGCTGGCCACCAAGCCCACCGACCCCGCCGTGCTGAGCGCCTGGCGCGAACGACTGGCCGGACGCGACGGGATCGACGGAGGCGACGGGGACGCCCCCGCGGCCGGTACCTCCCCGCAGGAGCCGGCCACCGTGTAG
- a CDS encoding cation diffusion facilitator family transporter, with protein sequence MSADPAKNPESPEDPEDPENAGDPKSPEDPERAARTEKSEESTATVVVAAVANLGIAVAKAVAGLISGSSAMLSEAAHSVADTVTEVMLLTALKRSEKPADEEHPLGYGPERYIWAMLASIATFVGGAVFSVYDGVHTLVSGEKLGDPLVSYLVLAVAFLLEGFSLRTGVKQVRREAARLHAPAAHYLRHTPDTAVKAVVMEDSAALVGLVLAAGGLLGGQLTGSGVWDGIASVLIGVLLVYVAWVLGRSNAQLLIGRPLPEAMRAGVRSELLAVPDVVEVLELTTLIQGPTEILIAAKIDFRDLASAADVEWACERAERRLRERFPSVKRVYLDPTPGPAQRRERERGGSAG encoded by the coding sequence ATGAGTGCCGACCCCGCGAAGAACCCCGAGAGCCCCGAGGACCCCGAGGACCCCGAGAACGCCGGGGACCCGAAGAGCCCCGAGGACCCCGAGCGCGCCGCCCGTACGGAGAAGTCCGAGGAGTCCACGGCCACCGTCGTCGTCGCGGCGGTCGCCAACCTCGGCATCGCCGTGGCAAAGGCGGTCGCGGGCCTGATCAGCGGTTCGAGCGCGATGCTCTCGGAGGCCGCGCACTCGGTCGCCGACACCGTCACCGAGGTCATGCTCCTCACCGCACTCAAGCGGAGCGAGAAGCCCGCCGACGAGGAACACCCGCTGGGGTACGGCCCCGAGCGCTACATCTGGGCGATGCTCGCCTCCATCGCCACCTTCGTCGGCGGCGCGGTGTTCTCGGTCTACGACGGGGTGCACACCCTCGTGTCGGGCGAGAAGCTGGGCGATCCCCTCGTCTCCTACCTCGTGCTGGCGGTCGCCTTCCTGCTGGAGGGCTTCTCGCTGCGGACGGGCGTCAAACAGGTGCGCCGCGAGGCCGCGCGACTGCACGCCCCCGCCGCGCACTATCTGCGGCACACCCCGGACACGGCGGTGAAGGCCGTGGTCATGGAGGACTCGGCGGCGCTGGTCGGACTGGTCCTCGCGGCGGGCGGTCTGCTCGGCGGGCAGCTGACCGGCTCCGGGGTGTGGGACGGCATCGCGTCCGTACTGATCGGTGTCCTGCTGGTGTACGTGGCCTGGGTGCTCGGCCGGTCCAACGCCCAACTGCTCATCGGCCGGCCGCTGCCCGAGGCGATGCGGGCGGGGGTCCGGTCCGAACTCCTCGCCGTGCCGGACGTCGTGGAGGTGCTGGAGCTGACCACGCTGATCCAGGGGCCGACGGAGATCCTGATCGCCGCGAAGATCGACTTCCGTGACCTGGCGAGCGCCGCGGACGTCGAGTGGGCCTGCGAGCGCGCCGAGCGGCGGCTGCGTGAGCGCTTCCCGTCCGTGAAGCGGGTCTACCTGGACCCGACGCCGGGCCCGGCCCAGCGGAGGGAGCGGGAGCGGGGCGGGTCGGCTGGGTGA